Proteins from a single region of Fundulus heteroclitus isolate FHET01 chromosome 12, MU-UCD_Fhet_4.1, whole genome shotgun sequence:
- the slc25a25a gene encoding calcium-binding mitochondrial carrier protein SCaMC-2-A — protein sequence MLGLCLYVPVSNSDPVEVEYFESNGLPSELKSLFNKLSVFLPSEELSTYQKWRKKSLQREEKEAGGQLDFEEFVHYLQDHEKDMKLVVKSLDRRNAGRIDPKELMQSLRDLGVHISLQHAETVLKSMDKNGMITIGSKDWSKHATVEKTENIPEIILYWKHSTIFDVGENLMVPDEFTTEEKQTGMWWRHLVAGGGAGAVSRTCTAPLDRLKVMMQVYGSRTNNMCLMTGLTQMIKEGGTRSLWRGNGVNVIKIAPESALKFMAYEQIKRLIGSDKETLSIVERFVAGSLAGVIAQSTIYPMEVLKTRLALRRTGQYAGISDCAKQIFRREGLGAFYKGYVPNMLGIIPYAGIDLAVYETLKNSYLQQYGANATDPGVVVLLACGTVSSTCGQLASYPLALVRTRMQAQAVTEGNQHQTSMSGVFRQILQNEGPAGLYRGLAPNFLKVIPAVSISYVVYEHLKSQLGVTSR from the exons ATGCTGGGCCTGTGCCTTTACGTCCCCGTGTCAAACTCGGACCCGGTGGAAGTGGAATACTTCGAATCTAACGGACTACCGTCGGAGCTCAAGTCGCTGTTCAACAAACTCAGCGTGTTCCTGCCCTCCGAGGAGTTGTCCACCTACCAAAAATGGAGAAAG AAAAGTCTACAGAGGGAAGAGAAGGAGGCGGGCGGGCAGCTGGACTTTGAGGAGTTCGTCCACTACCTGCAGGACCACGAGAAAGACATGAAGCTGGTGGTGAAGAGTCTGGACAGGAGGAATGCAG gcCGCATCGACCCCAAAGAGCTGATGCAGTCTCTCCGTGACCTGGGCGTCCATATTTCCCTGCAGCATGCAGAGACCGTCCTTAAgag tatggaTAAGAACGGCATGATAACGATCGGCAGTAAAGACTGGAGTAAACACGCCACGGTGGAGAAGACCGAGAACATTCCTGAGATCATCCTCTACTGGAAACACTCCACG ATATTTGACGTGGGGGAGAACCTGATGGTACCAGACGAGTTCACCACGGAGGAGAAGCAGACGGGGATGTGGTGGAGGCATCTGGTCGCAGGCGGAGGAGCCGGCGCCGTCTCCAGAACCTGCACCGCCCCGCTGGACCGCCTCAAAGTCATGATGCAG GTTTATGGGTCCCGAACCAACAACATGTGCCTCATGACGGGACTCACGCAGATGATCAAGGAGGGCGGCACGCGGTCGCTGTGGCGAGGCAACGGAGTCAACGTCATCAAGATCGCCCCCGAGTCGGCCCTGAAGTTCATGGCCTATGAGCAG atcAAGCGTCTGATCGGCAGCGATAAGGAGACGCTGAGCATCGTGGAGAGATTCGTGGCCGGCTCTCTGGCCGGCGTGATCGCCCAGAGCACCATCTACCCCATGGAG GTTCTGAAGACCCGTCTCGCCCTGAGGAGAACGGGTCAGTACGCCGGGATCTCGGACTGCGCCAAGCAGATCTTCAGGCGGGAAGGCCTGGGCGCGTTTTATAAGGGCTACGTCCCCAACATGCTGGGCATCATCCCCTACGCCGGCATCGACCTGGCCGTGTACGAG ACGCTGAAGAACAGCTACCTGCAGCAGTACGGCGCCAACGCCACGGACCCCGGCGTGGTCGTCCTGCTGGCCTGCGGCACCGTGTCCAGCACCTGCGGTCAGCTCGCCAGCTACCCTCTGGCTCTGGTCCGGACCCGCATGCAGGCTCaag ctGTGACGGAGGGGAACCAGCACCAGACGTCTATGAGCGGCGTCTTCAGGCAGATCCTGCAGAACGAGGGCCCCGCGGGGCTCTACAGGGGCCTGGCCCCCAACTTCCTGAAGGTCATCCCGGCCGTCAGCATCAGCTACGTGGTGTACGAGCACCTGAAGTCCCAGCTGGGGGTTACATCGCGCTAA